From a single Halococcus sediminicola genomic region:
- a CDS encoding DUF7437 domain-containing protein, with protein MSTAKGDPERAVDGFIAVADLLDEPRLARLYTHVLRSDDVTIDEIVADLGIPRTTAYSDAASLVELGVLTRDETQKTHTYTALSVVLTTILDEDEYTITPTLIDAIGRAPRDPDLSLLVEKHGIGKLAAALTYAIPYTEGTMSERVAARELGLQPAFGIAVLHALREVVLDMQEHDPYFDRIRNARDNPPREDG; from the coding sequence ATGTCGACAGCCAAAGGCGATCCCGAACGCGCCGTCGACGGGTTCATCGCGGTCGCAGATCTTCTCGACGAGCCGCGCCTCGCCCGTCTCTATACACACGTTCTTCGGAGCGACGACGTGACTATCGATGAGATCGTCGCGGACCTCGGCATTCCGCGAACGACGGCCTACTCCGACGCCGCGTCGCTCGTTGAACTGGGCGTGCTCACCCGCGATGAGACACAGAAAACCCATACCTACACCGCGCTGTCTGTCGTGCTCACGACGATTCTTGACGAGGATGAGTACACTATCACCCCGACACTCATCGACGCGATCGGCCGGGCCCCCCGAGACCCGGATCTCAGCCTCCTCGTCGAAAAGCATGGCATCGGCAAGCTCGCCGCCGCACTCACCTATGCGATTCCATATACAGAGGGCACAATGTCCGAACGCGTTGCTGCTCGCGAACTCGGTCTCCAGCCTGCGTTCGGGATCGCTGTCCTGCACGCTCTCCGAGAGGTCGTCCTCGACATGCAAGAGCACGATCCATACTTCGATCGGATCCGGAACGCGCGAGACAACCCACCCCGCGAGGACGGGTAA
- a CDS encoding type 1 glutamine amidotransferase domain-containing protein, with product MTDSLEGKSVAVFLAPMGTEEVEFTDPKEAVEDAGASVDVVGAETGDVETVNGDINPGGLYEVERTFSEVSVEDYDGLVVPGGCVGADQLRADDDAVGFVHDFFETEKPLCVICHGPWTLVEADVVDGRTLTSFHSLETDIRNAGGEWVDEEVVVDEGLVTSRNPNDLDAFCDKVVEEIEEGPHEDRETEDV from the coding sequence ATGACAGATTCACTCGAAGGCAAGAGCGTCGCGGTCTTTCTCGCACCGATGGGCACAGAAGAGGTCGAATTCACCGACCCAAAAGAAGCCGTCGAGGACGCCGGGGCGAGCGTCGATGTGGTCGGAGCCGAGACCGGCGACGTCGAAACCGTCAACGGCGACATCAATCCCGGTGGCTTATACGAGGTCGAGAGGACGTTTTCCGAGGTCTCCGTCGAGGACTACGACGGTCTCGTGGTTCCGGGCGGTTGTGTGGGCGCGGACCAGCTCCGGGCCGACGACGACGCGGTGGGGTTCGTCCACGACTTTTTCGAGACCGAGAAACCGTTGTGTGTCATCTGTCACGGTCCGTGGACGTTGGTCGAGGCCGACGTGGTGGATGGCCGGACGCTGACCTCCTTTCACAGCCTCGAAACCGACATCCGCAACGCGGGCGGCGAGTGGGTCGATGAGGAAGTCGTCGTGGACGAGGGGCTGGTGACCAGCCGCAACCCCAACGACCTCGATGCCTTCTGTGACAAAGTGGTCGAGGAAATCGAAGAAGGCCCACACGAGGACCGCGAGACCGAAGACGTTTGA
- a CDS encoding NADPH:quinone reductase, with the protein MRAVRYHEHGGPDVLQVDEIDRPTPEENEVLVEVRAASVNAVDARFRSGSYGDVSLPAIPGGDAAGVVAEVGDGVEEFAAGDRVFAGGMGHGEGGTFAEYATIPAMKVAHLPESVSFEVGGAIPNVGVTAWMAFVEHAGLKPTEYCLVHGGNGGVGHAAVQLSAAMGADVLATAGSAELREQVRDLGAVAAFDYDSETLADEIHEATDGEGVDVILDHRLDDYLGLDLTVAAQNGRIITITGGIPAVEDAPLQAKEPTIKGMAIANTPDRQPVLRRIARLVERGDLNPEIAETYDFEGAGEAHRAVTEGGYVGKLVVRP; encoded by the coding sequence ATGCGAGCCGTTCGGTATCACGAGCACGGCGGGCCGGATGTACTGCAAGTGGACGAAATCGACCGACCGACCCCCGAGGAAAATGAGGTTCTCGTGGAGGTTCGGGCCGCGAGCGTCAACGCGGTCGATGCGAGGTTTCGGTCGGGAAGCTACGGCGACGTGTCGCTCCCGGCGATTCCCGGCGGCGACGCGGCAGGGGTCGTCGCGGAGGTAGGCGATGGAGTCGAGGAATTCGCGGCTGGCGACCGGGTTTTCGCCGGCGGGATGGGACACGGTGAGGGTGGGACCTTCGCCGAATACGCCACGATTCCAGCAATGAAGGTGGCACATCTCCCCGAAAGCGTCTCGTTCGAGGTTGGTGGTGCAATCCCGAACGTGGGCGTGACCGCGTGGATGGCGTTCGTGGAACACGCGGGTCTCAAACCCACCGAATACTGTCTCGTCCACGGCGGGAACGGCGGCGTCGGGCACGCCGCTGTCCAGTTGAGTGCGGCGATGGGTGCTGACGTGCTCGCAACCGCTGGCTCTGCGGAACTGCGCGAACAGGTCCGCGACCTCGGCGCAGTCGCGGCGTTCGACTACGACAGCGAGACGCTCGCAGATGAAATCCACGAGGCGACCGATGGCGAGGGCGTTGACGTGATTCTCGACCATCGCCTCGATGACTACCTCGGTCTCGATTTGACTGTTGCTGCCCAGAATGGACGCATCATCACCATCACGGGCGGCATTCCGGCGGTTGAGGACGCGCCGCTGCAAGCAAAGGAACCCACCATCAAAGGGATGGCCATCGCCAACACGCCTGATCGCCAGCCCGTTCTCCGTCGCATCGCGCGCCTCGTGGAACGCGGCGACCTGAACCCTGAAATCGCCGAGACCTACGATTTCGAGGGGGCCGGCGAGGCCCACCGCGCCGTCACCGAGGGCGGCTACGTCGGCAAACTCGTCGTCCGTCCGTAA